A stretch of DNA from Deinococcus aerius:
GATCGACGCCCTGACCCTGGCCGAGGCGGGCCGTCAGCCGGGCCAGAGTGAACAGCCCTTCCTGTATTTCGATGTGGCCCAGGGCATCGGGCTGCGGCTGATGCGCGCGGGCGTGCCCCTGACCGGGATGTTCGGGAACGCGGGATTGATCGGCCACACCACCGTCGTGCCGGACGGGCTGCCCTGCGTGTGCGGCAACCGCGGCTGCCTGGAGATGTACGCCTCGGCCCGGGCCTTCCGCCGCCTGCTGGACGAACTCCGCGACCTGCACCCCGGGGCCGCCCTCAACCACCTCGGCCGCCCCGCCGAACTCGCCGACGCCCTGCATCTCGCGGGGAGTGGCGACCCGCATGCGCGGGGGCTGGTCGAACACCTCGTCCGCTTCCTGGGCATCGGCGTCGCCAACGCGGTGAACGTCTTCGAGGTCACCAACGTCGTCCTGGGGGGCTTCGTCTCGGGCGGCGGGGAGGAGTTCCGGCGGCACCTGCTGCACGAGGCCCGCACCCGGCTGCAACCCATCCTGGGCCGCGAACTCCACCTCGTCCTCTCCACCGCCGACCGCGACACCGCCGCGCCGCTGGGCGCCGCCCGGCACGCCCTGCACCACATGGCCCCGCCCACCCCCGCCTAGCACGCGCGGCAGCCCCGCGAGGAGACCCGATGAACCGTTCCCGCACCCGCTTCGCCGTTCCCGCCCTGCTCACCGGCCTGACCCTCGCGCTTTCCGGCGGCGGCGCGCAGGGGAGCGGGCAGACGGTCACCATCCTGATCAACGACTCCCCCTGGTTTCCGGGCTTCAGGGCCATCGCCGAGCAGTACCAGAAGGAGACCGGCAACCGGGTCAACCTGAACGTGACCCCCTTCGCCGGGATGCTGCAAAAAACCCAGAACGCCGTCACCGCGAGGGAGAGCGAGTTCGACCTCGTCAACCTCAACGAGCAGTGGTACATGCGCTTCTACGCGGACGGGCAGATCACGCCCCTGAGGAAGATTGACCCGAACTTCAAACTCGACCCGCAGATCATCGAGTACGACTACGCCACCCGCTGGGACGCCCGCCTGGGGAACTCCACCAGGAACGGCGAGATCCTGGGTCTCCCCATCAACGGGAACATCCAGCTCCTGTACTACCGCAAGGACCTGTTCGACAAGGCGGGCCTGGCGGCCCCGAAAACCTGGGCGGACGTGGAAAAGGCCGCGAGGGCGTCGGCCTGGGCAGCACCGTCATCGTCACGTTCGTCGGGGTGCTGGGCGCCTACAGCCTCACCCGCTTCCGCTGGCCCCCGGCGGTGCGCGGCGGCCTCACCTGGTGGCTGCTGCTGCTCAACCTGATCCCGCCCGTGGTGTTTGCCGGACCCTTCTACGTCATCGCCCGCAGGCTGGGGCTGTACGACACCCTGATCGCCGTCGCGGTCGCGCACGCGGTGATCAACCTGCCACTCGCCGTGTTCATCCTGCAGAGCTTCTTCGCGGACGTTCCCCGGGAGCTGGAGGAGGCCGCCGCCATCGACGGCTGCTCGCGGCTGCACACGCTCACCCGGGTCGTCCTGCCGATCACCCGCCCGGGCGTCGCGGCGGCGGCCCTCCTCGCGTTCATCTTCAGTTGGAAGGACTTCCTGCTGGCCCTCACCCTGACGAGCACCCCGAGGAGCGCCACCATCCCCATCGGCATCGCCGCCTTCGCGCAGGAGTACAGCATCCGCTACGGCGAGATGGCCGCCGCCGCGACGGTGGCGACGATCCCCGCCGTGATCCTCGTGATCTTCGCGCAGAAACACATCGTGCGGGGCCTGACGCTCGGCGCCGTCAAAGGCTGAACGCGCCCCCCCACCCAACGGAGACCCCTTGATGCCCCCCCGCCCCAACATCCTCCTGATCAACTGCCACGACCTCGGTACCTTCCTGGGCTGCTACGGCATCCCGACCGTCCACACACCCCACATCGACGCGCTGGCGGCGGACGGCGTGAGGTTTGGGCGGATGTTCTGCGTCGCGCCGCAGTGCAGCCCGTCGCGGGCCGCGCTGTTCACCGGACGCTACCCGCACACCAACGGCGTGATGGGCCTGACGCACGCCAACTTCGCCTGGGACCTGCACGCCGGGGAGCGGCACCTCGCGGGGCTTTTACGAGAGGCCGGGTACCACACCGCGCTCGTCGGCGTTCACCACGAACTCCGGCACGAGACCATGGAGCAGGTCGCGCGGCGCTGCGGCTTCGACGAGGCGGTGGGCGAGGCCGCGAACGACGACGCGCCCGGGGACGTGATGACCGGGCGGGCGCTGGAGGTCCTGCGGCGCCGGGCAGGCCAGGACCAACCGTTCTACCTCCAGCTCGGGTACTACGAGCCGCACCGCCTCACCCCGAAAATCCGAGAGGAACGCGACTACCTCGGCTTCATCGGCGACTACATCGAACCCGACGACTCCCTGGGCCTGTCCATCCCGCCGTACCTGAGCGACACGCCGGGCGCGCGGGCGGAGACGGCGGAGCTTCAGGGGGCCGTGCGGTACCTGGACGCCTGCGTTGGCCGGGTGCTGAGGGAACTGCGGGCCCTGGGGCTGGAGGAGAACACCCTGATCCTCTTCACCACCGACCACGGGCTGTCCTTTCCCCGCGCGAAGGGCTCGCTGTACGACCCCGGGCTGGAGATCGCGTTCATCGTCCGCTATCCGGCGCGCGGCTGGACCGGGGGGCGCGTGCAGGGGGAGCTGCTCTCCAACGTCGATGTCGTGCCGACCCTGCTGGAGGCGCTGGACCTCCCCGCGCCCCCGAATGTACAGGGCCGGAGCTTCCTCCCCGTGCTGGACGGGGAAGCCTCCCCGCCGCGCCCCGAGGTGTTCTCGGAGATCACCTTCCACGACTACTACGATCCCCGGCGGGCCGTCCGCACCGAGCGGTTCAAGCTCATCGTGAACTTCAGCGCCGCGCCCGCGTTCATGAACACCTCGCAGTCGTGGCGGCCACGGGTCGACACCGAGGACCCGAAGTACCCCATGCTCGCCTACCACCCCCTGACCGAACTCTACGACCTGACCGCCGACCCGCTGGAGCGAGAGAACCTGGCCGACCGGCCCGAGTACCGGGAGGTTCACCGAGCCCTGCTCGCCCGGCTCTTCGGGTGGATGAGGGAGACGCGGGACCCCCTGCTGGACGGGGCCGTGACCTCGCCCCTGCACTGGCGCGCGGTGGAGGCGCTGCGTGAGGCGGAGGGCGGGGAGGTCCGGGTGCCCTTCACTGTGGAACACGGCTGAGGGCCACAGCGTCTCCTGGCGTCGGCGTTCCCCGAACCCGAGCGAGGCGAGTGCCGTGTCCCTGACCCTTCCCGCAGCCATCCTCCGCGAAAGGTCTCTCCTGCCCGTCACCCGGCCACGCGCGATGCGGCGGACGGGCTCATCTACCTCGCTCCCAGGCCGGGCGCCTGTACCCTGCGGGAAGGGTGAAGCCCTGACCTCCACCAGCGACCCATTCCCACCCCGCCCGTCTGACGAGGCCCACGCATGACGCCCACCCACCCCACCCCTCCACCCGGGGACGCCATGCTGTGGATTCCCGGCGGCGCCTTCCAGATGGGCTCCGACCACCACTACCCCGAGGAGCGCCCGGCCCACCGCGTTCACGTGGACGGCTTCTGGATGGACCCTCACCCCGTCACGAACGCCCAGTTCCGCCGGTTCGCCGGGGAGACCGGATACGTGACGCTGGCCGAGCGCGCCCCGGAGCCCGCGGACTTTCCGGGCGTCCCGCCGGAGGCCCTGGTGCCCGGCTCCCTGGTGTTCCGGCCCCCGCCCGGCCCGGTGGGGCTGCACGACTACGCCGCGTGGTGGGCCTACGTGCCCGGCGCGTGCTGGCGTCATCCCGAGGGTCCGGGCAGCACGCTCGCGGGCCGGGACGAGCATCCCGCCGTGCATGTCGCCCTCGAGGACGCCGCCGCCTACGCCGCCTGGGCGGGCAAGGACCTGCCGACCGAGGCCGAGTGGGAGTTCGCCGCCCGGGGGGGACTGGACGGCGCCACCTTCGCCTGGGGCGACGAGGAACGCCCCGGGGGCCGCCTGCTGGCGAACACCTGGCAGGGGAGGTTTCCCTGGGAGAACCTCGCCACGGACGGGTACGAGCGGACCTCCCCGGTCGGGGCGTTTCCCCCGGGTGGGTACGGGCTGCTCGACATGATCGGCAACGTGTGGGAGTGGACCCGCGATCACTTCGGCGGGCACGCGGAGCGGGCGGCCCGCCCGTGCTGCCTGCCGCGCAACCCGCGGGTGGACCTCTCCGCCGGCGGCGGGCGAGCGCGGCGGGTGATCAAGGGCGGCTCGCACCTCTGCGCCCCGAACTACTGCTCCCGCTACCGCCCGGCGGCGCGGCAGGGGCAGGAGGCCGACTCGTCCACGTCGCACCTCGGGTTTCGCTGCGTCGTGCGCCCGGGCCTCTGAGAGGCCGCGAGGGTCGGGCCGGGGTGTGGGGAGCTGATGTGGGCGACCTCGGCAAAGGGCGGGGGACCAACGGGGATCATCTTTCCGTTTGGTCGCGTTGCCGGAGCGGGGCGTGCGGGTGGTGGTCGTGACCAGGGCTTGCTACCTTTGGAAACGGTCAAAGGCAAAGGCGGTGACGCGCAGTGAACACAGGCACCGCCGTGGCCCTGTTAGCGACGCACACCATCCCGGAACTTTAACGAACGCATGGCCATGTTGTACAACGCCTGACCTTGTTTCTCGAAACCTGGGTACGCCGTGACAGAAACATACAGGGATGCCCCATCGTTATACCCATACTTCTGGAACTCCCAGTACGTGCCAGCCGTTTCCAACCAACCCGGAGTCGTAATGACCTTCGACCACGCCCAACCCGAGACTCCTGGAAACGTCGCCGCACGTAAGGGCATGAACTTTGCTTTCGGGTAGTTTTTCCGTTCGATGGCATACGTTTGCGCAGCCCACGTCGCCGTGCGTTGCTCATCACTACCACTAACCCCGAGTTCCTTCGCTTTTGCTCGGCTCAATGGTTCCACGTATTTGATCGTGATGCCGTAATTCGGATCAGTCGACGCATCACCGAACGAAATACTGATGATCTGACCAAATCGAATCCCGTACTTCGCAGACTCCGCGTCCATGGCCAGGTGGCCGGGCACGCTCAACGTAAACGGCAACTCAGCCAGGTCAATCACCTTCGGGTTGACTTGAGCAGACGCGAGTGAGTTCAGCAGCAGGCAGACGAAGACCACAGGGCGCATCACGACCCATTCTACGGAAGCAACTCCCGCATCCGGGCGAACTTGGAGCGTACCTGCCCTGACGATCCGTCAAGACACGGTTTAAAGCAGGGGGGGGCTCCCCAGGACGCGGGCGACGAGTGGAGCAGCACGTTCTGAAGCTGATCGAGCCGAAGCACGGACGCCGTGCAGTATTCGTGTTTCCTGCATCTCACTGGCCGCCGAGCAGCCGAGACCTGGCCAGCCACGCAACCCCACATGAACGCAACGGAGGCGCAGGGCAGTGGTGTGGGGACACGTTCAGGCCGCGTCAGTCCTGTGTCTCCCAAGTCGCCCCCGCGTTTCAGGGCGGCGTGCAGATTCTCGGCTTGCCACCGCCTTGCCTACCGCCTCAGGTGCGGCGGGAGCTGGCCGCGACGTCGCCGCCGCCGCCGGGGTGTACGCTGAAGGAATCATGAATGCCCTGCCGTGGCACTACGAGCTGCTCGGCACCGCCCGGCTCCTGGGGCCGGACGGCCAGCGGCTGCACCCGGAACGCAAGACCGCCGCCCTGCTCGCCTGGCTCGCGCTGGAGGGCCCCACCCGCCGCGCCCGCCTGACCGCCCTGCTGTGGCCCGAAACCCGCGAGGCGAGTGCCCGCAACAACCTCGTGCAAATGCTGCGCAAGCTGCGCGCCGCCACGGGCACGGACCTCGTGGAGGGCGGGGAGCTGCTGTGCCTCGCGCCGGGGCTGCGGGTGGACGCCCTGGAGGCCCGGGACGCCCTGACCCGGGGGCAGTACGCGGACCTCGCCTCCCCCGGCGGGGACGTGCTGGAGGGACTGAACTACGACGACTGCCCCGACCTGGACGACTGGCTGCTCGCCGAGCGGGGGCGCTGGGCCGAGTGGCGGGCGGGGGCGGCGCGCGAGGAGGCCGCCCGGCTGGAGCGCGAGGGTGATTACGACGGGGCGGTGGCCCGGACCAAGGACCTGCTCGACCTCGACCCCGTCTCCGAGGATGCCTGGCGCCGCCTCATGCGGCTGCACTACCTGCGCGGTGACCGCGCCGCCGCCCTGGACGCCTACCGCCGCTGTGAGGCCCTGCTGCGGCGCGAGTTCGGCGTCGAGCCGCTGCCCGAGACGGCGGCGCTGCTGCGCGACATCGAGCGGGGCCGGGTTCCCGTGCCCCCGAGAACGGGCGGGGGGAGCATCCCGCTCGCGGCCCTGCGCCCGCCGCACCTCGTGGGCCGCGACCGGGAATGGGCGCGGATGGAGGAGGCCTGGCAAGCGGGCCAGGTCATCTTCCTGAGCGGCGAGCCGGGGTCGGGCAAGACCCGCCTCGCGCGCGACTTCGCGGCGAGCAAGGGCGAGGTGCTGCTGCTGGAGGGCCGTCCCGGCGACATGGGGCAACCCTTCGCCACGGCGGCCCGCAACCTGCGCGCCGGGCTCGCCCGCTGCCCGGGCGCGGTGCTGGAGCCCTGGGAGCGGCGCGAACTCTCGCGCATCCTGCCCGAACTCGCCGAGCCCGGCGCACAGGTGCCGCCGCTTCAGGACGAGGCCGACACCCTGCGCTTCAAGCAGGCGACCCTCCACCTCGTGCGGGCCACGAGCGAGGGCCTGGCCGCCTTCGTGACCGACGACATCCAGTATTTCGACCCGGCCTCGCACGACTTCGGCGCCTTCATGATGTCGGCGGCGTTCCCGCTGGGGCAGCCGGGGGGCTTGCCGCACTTCATCGACACATACCGACGGGGCGAACTCCCGCCGGACCTGGAGGCGGCCATCCAGAACCTGGTGGACGCGGGCGTGGCGGTGGTGATCGAATTGCACCCGCTGGGGGAGGCCGACCTGGACGCCCTGATGGACGACCTGGGGGTGCCGCACGAGCCGGAGCTGCGGGCGGGGCTGCGCCGTTACGCGGGGGGTAATCCCCTGTTCCTGCTCGAAACCGTCCGGCACCTGATCGAGACGGGCGGGCTGGAGCAGGGGTTGCCCGCGCGCCTGCCGCCCCCCGGTCGGGTGGGGCCGCTCCTCGCCCGGCGGCTGGAGCGCCTCTCCGGCCCCGCCCTCCAGGCCGCCCGAGCGGCGGCGGTGCTGCAAAGCGACTTCGACCTCGAACTCGTGGCGGAGGTCCTCAAGGCCCCCATCCTGGACGCGGTGGCCGCCTGGGAGGAGCTGGAGGCGGCGCAGATCGTGCGCGAGAACCGCTTCTCTCACGACCTCGTGTACGAGGCGGTGCGGGCGGGCACGCCGGGCGCGGTGCGCCAGTTGCTCCACCGGGGGGCGGCGCGGGCACTGGCGGGGCGGGAGGGGAACGCGGCGCGCGTGGGCGGGCACTGGCTGGAGGGCGGCGACTTCCGCCAGGCGGTGCCGTGGCTCCTCAAGGCCGCGCGGGCGGCGCAGGGCACCCTGCGGTTGCTGGAGGCCGCCGACTTCTACCGCCAGGCGGCGGACGCGGCGAGGCGGGCGGACGATCCCCACGCCGCCTTTGGCGCCCTGCAAGCCCGCGCGGAGACCCTGGGCCACCTCGACGACCGCGCCGCCCGGCAGGAGGCGCTGGACGAGCTGTTTGCCGTGGCCCGCACCCCGCTGGAGCGCGCCCGCGCCTGGCAGCTCCAGTCCGAACTGCACCTCGCCTCCCAGGAGGGGGCGCAGACGGAGGCGGCGGCCCGGCGGGGGCTGGAGGCGCTGGCGGAGACCTTCACCGAGACGCCCGCCGTCACCGAGCAGCGCGCGAACCTGGAGGCGAGCGTGGGGAGCGCCCTGTGGCTCCAGGGACGCATGACCGAGGCCGCGGAGGCGCTGCGGCGGGCCGTCGCCGCCTTGGAGGGGCTGGGGGAGTCGCAGAGCCTGGCGGCCAACCTGAGCAACCTGGGGGCGGTTCTCGACCACCTGGAGCGGCACCGCGAGGCCACCGCGCTGCACCGCCGCGCCTGCGACCTGTTCGAGCGCGGCGGCCACCTCTCCGACCTCGCGGCCACGCTGTATAACCTCTCGGTGAACCTCCTCGACCAGGGGGACGCGCGGGGGTCGCTCGCCGCCGCACAGCGCGCGCACGAGATCGAGTCGCGCATGGACGGCGATTCCAGCGGCGCCGCCGTGGGGCACGCCAACATCGGGCAGGCTTACGCGAGCCTGGGGCAGTACGACCTCGCCCTGCGCGAGTTCGCCCGGGCGCGGGAGGCGACCCGGGAGGGCTCCTGGCACGCCGGATACTTCCCCACCCTGGCCGCCGAGGTGTGGCTGACGCTGGGGCAATCCGAGCGGGCCGCGAATGATCTGGCCCTCGCCCAGGGCTGGCCCGGCGTGCCGGGACCGTACCGTTCGCGCACGCTGGTGGCGCTGGGAATGCTCGCGCTGCGCCGGGGTGAGGACCCGTCCGAGTGGTTCGCCGACGCCGAGGAGGCCCTGGGCGCCGCGCCCCGCCCGCTGTCGCAGGCTAGGGTCTGGCTCGCCAGCGCCCTCGCCGCCCCGCCCGAGGAGGCCCTGGCGCTCGCCCGGGGGGCGGGCACCCTGGCCCGCGCGAACGACCTGGGCGGCCTGGAGATTGCCGCCGCCACGCGCTCGGCCCAGGCCCTGCTCGCCCTGCGCCGCCCCGCCGAGGCCCTGGGGTGCGCCCGGGAGGCCGAGCGGCTCCTGCGGACGCTCGAACCCGCCTTTCTCACGCGCGGCGAGGCACTCTTCACCCTGGGCCGCGCCCTGGAGGCCGCCGGGGAAGACGGCGCCCCCGCTTTCGCCCTGGCCCGGGAGTGGGTGCGGGCGACCGCCGAGCGGCACGTGCCTCCCGAGTTCCGGGCGCGCTTTCTCGAAGGCCAATTTGCCGGACACGCCCTGTCGTAGGCCGGCGTGCCAGGAATTGTCCTGAGGGCTCACCTTGGGGAGTGCTTGCCCCATTGGAAACGGGGGAGGGGTCTCACCGCAACTCCGGTGTGGGGCTCCGTCTCCGGTCGTTGCCCTTTGCCCCGCCCGGTCGGACTGCCTTCCTGACCCTCGCGCCCATCTGAACGCCCGGCCCGCCTGATCCCGTCACCGGCGAAAAGCCCTCTTTCCCTGACCGGCCCCTGACCTGGCCTCCCTCACCCTGGCGGTGGAAGGAGACGTGAGGTTCAGGGGCGGTGTCCATTCGCGGGCTACAGGCAGGCGGCTTCCAAGGACCGGAGGCTGCCGGACGATCACAAGGAGCACGACATGACGAATTCTCAGCTCACCCTCTCCTCTCGGGCGCTGGTCTCGCTGATCGGCGGGTTGACCGGCGGCTACCCCAACCCGGACGACCCCGAGCCGGTCGGGCCGTGGGGGCCGGTGATCCGGCAGGCCCTGGACCGTGTCCGGCTGGCCGCGCTCAATCCCCAGCCGCTGCCCCCGCGGCTCGCCGTCGCGCGGGAACTCGGGGAGGCGCTGGTGAGCCAAGTGGTGTCCCTCCAGGCGCTCGCCGAGGCCCTGCCCGGCGAGGCCCGGGGGAGTGTCCAGGGTTACGCGAGCGGCCTGATCTCCCGCTTTATCGACGACTGCGGGAACGGGCGCATCGTGATCAAGATTCCGGGGCACGGCCCCTGGCCCCCCAACCCCGACGAGCCCAAACCCATCGGCCCGGAGGAACTCGCCCTGATCGGCGCGGGGCTGGCGAGTGCGGCGGCGCTCCACCCCGACTTTGAGGCCGCCGGAGCCCGGCTGATGGAACTAGGCCTGAGCCAGATGTGAGCGGGCCTGCCGTTCCTGCTGCGGTTCACCCCCAAGGAGCCGAGATGACCACTTCTCCCCTGATGACCCCCGAAGAACTGCTCGCCCACTTCGAGCGCGGCGGCGTGACCACCCTCGAACAGTTCGCCCGGCAGGCCGCCCCCACCCTGACCCCCACTCAGGTGCGGGCCGTGCGGCGGGCCGGACAGCCGGAACCGGCCGCCACCCCCACCACCCCTGAAATGCTCCGGCGAGCCTTGTTGGAGGAGGGACCACCCCCGACCGAGCAGGCCCCGGTGCCCCGCCCCTTCCGTCTGGAGGGCACCTTGTACGGCCCGGGGGACGTGACCCGCTTTGGCGGGCAGCCCCTCCACTTCTACCTGGATACTGCCTTGCTGGAGACGGGCCACCTCAAGGCCTTCCCCTCGAAGGCGGCGCTGCGCCGTCACCTGCGGGAGACCGGGCAACTGCCGGAGGACCTGACGGCCGCCCTGGAACGCGGGGGCGTGGTGCCCCTCCACCACGTCGCAGGTCGCCCAGCCGAGTTTTTCGAACACATCGATTTCGGTGGCGAGAGGATCACGCTCGATCCCCGGCACGCCTTCGACGACCTCACGCAGCGCACGATGAAAGTTACGGGGTTCCTGTTCTTCTCGTGGGACCGGGTGTCGTGGAACGACGAGATCTCGTCGCTCCGCACGGGCGACGAGGCGATCACCTGCTTCGAGCACATCCACTTCGGGGGCCGCTCCTTCACGGTGGGCCGCAATACCAGCGTGCCGTGGGTCGGCGACTTCTGGAACGACCGCATTTCCTCCGCCATCGGGCTGTTCTGAGGCCGAGACGGACTCTCAGAAAGGAGCAGGACGTGAACAGAGCATCCCGCCGCGGGCTCCTCCTCCTGGGCCTCGCCGCCCTGACCGCCCTCCCCGCCTCCGCCCAGGGGGACCTCCTCAAGCAGTGGGCGAGCGCGGTCGTCACCCGCAGCTCCGAGTACGGCAGCTCCAGTTGGAGTGCGAAACAGGCCCTGGGCGAACCCAACACCATGACCTACGGGGACCGTGACACGGCCTGGGCACCCGCGAGCAGGAACGGCCTGGAGCAGTCCATCACCGTCGCCTTCGCCAAACCCGTCTACGCGACGGCGGTGCTCGTGCGGCAGACGTTCGGCAACGGCTTTGTCCGCCGGATCTTCGCCATCGATCCCGGGGGCACCCCCCACCTCGTCTGGTCGGGCAAGGACACCACCCAGCCCGGCTACACGGTGAACTTCATCGCCACCTTTCCCAAGACGAGCTACCTGGTGCGGGCCGTCAAGGTGGTGATTGACCCGAACCACGACCCGGACGCCTACGAGGAAATCGACGCGATTGCCCTGCACGGCTACCCGCAGTGACGGCCCTCCCCGGGGAAAGGAAGGGGCGCCCGTGCCCGAGGACCCGAGAGTGGCCTACCGCCTCTGCCCCCGCTGCCTGCGCGCGGTGCCGGTGCAGTCGGGCGAGCGGTACTGCGTGAATGACGGGACGCGGTTGCTGGAGCATTGTCCCGCGTGTGGGGCGGGCATCACCTCCCCCTACAGCCGCTACTGCGCGGGGTGCGGGCAGGCCCTCGCCGCACAGGACGGGAAGGAAGGCCCGTCGCCACGACTTCAGCGAGGTGAGACATGAGAAGGAGAACACTGGCCCGGGACCTCCTGGTCCTCGCGCTGCTCGTGGGCCTGCTGACAGCCTGCGGCGGGGGCGGCTCGACTGCGGCGGGCGGCACCTGGGACGGCAGCACCTGGGACGGGGCGACCTGGCAGTGAGGGGGACAACCATGCACAGAGGCGACAAAAGGGCCTTCGTCACCGGCGTTTCCCTCGCCCTGCTGGGCACGGCGGCGCTGGGGGCAGAGAGCTTTACCGTGTTCACGCCCGGCACACCCATCCGCGCGGGCGAGGTCAACGCCAACTTCAGCACCCTGAGATCGGGGCTGGAGGGGAAGCAGGCGAGGATCACCGGCGGCCCGTGTCAGGCCGGGCAGTTCGTGCGCGGCATCGGTGAGGGCGGCGCGGTGGAGTGCGGGGTGGATCAGGTCGGCCCGCCGGGGGGCGCGGGCGTGGCGAGCCTCAACGGCAAGACGGGCAGCCTCGCGCTGGAGGCCGGGCCGAACATCACCATCGACAGCTCGCAGAGCGGAAAGCTCATCGTGAGCGGATCGGGGGGCGGCGGAAAGCTCCCCCTGCCCTTCTCCGGCAGCGTGAACAGCCCCAACCCGGCCTTTTCCGTCACGAACAGCGGGGCGGGGACGGC
This window harbors:
- a CDS encoding ROK family transcriptional regulator yields the protein MGQRELAGPMAQRPGRPSSSRNAVLQALKTSGELTVEELVRRTGISQPTVLKALGALQQDGLIERSGQGESTGGRPPALYRYNPRAGTVLGLEVELPVVRAVLTDLAGDVLAAWHWTLDLGLEAPRLLEEWLAGVQAFVTGQVAGRAPLQTCGLAVTGFIDQGRGVWLSTPRVPTLRDWPVERHLHAALGVPVHLLHQIDALTLAEAGRQPGQSEQPFLYFDVAQGIGLRLMRAGVPLTGMFGNAGLIGHTTVVPDGLPCVCGNRGCLEMYASARAFRRLLDELRDLHPGAALNHLGRPAELADALHLAGSGDPHARGLVEHLVRFLGIGVANAVNVFEVTNVVLGGFVSGGGEEFRRHLLHEARTRLQPILGRELHLVLSTADRDTAAPLGAARHALHHMAPPTPA
- a CDS encoding ABC transporter substrate-binding protein; its protein translation is MNRSRTRFAVPALLTGLTLALSGGGAQGSGQTVTILINDSPWFPGFRAIAEQYQKETGNRVNLNVTPFAGMLQKTQNAVTARESEFDLVNLNEQWYMRFYADGQITPLRKIDPNFKLDPQIIEYDYATRWDARLGNSTRNGEILGLPINGNIQLLYYRKDLFDKAGLAAPKTWADVEKAARASAWAAPSSSRSSGCWAPTASPASAGPRRCAAASPGGCCCST
- a CDS encoding carbohydrate ABC transporter permease, producing the protein MLGAYSLTRFRWPPAVRGGLTWWLLLLNLIPPVVFAGPFYVIARRLGLYDTLIAVAVAHAVINLPLAVFILQSFFADVPRELEEAAAIDGCSRLHTLTRVVLPITRPGVAAAALLAFIFSWKDFLLALTLTSTPRSATIPIGIAAFAQEYSIRYGEMAAAATVATIPAVILVIFAQKHIVRGLTLGAVKG
- a CDS encoding sulfatase family protein; protein product: MPPRPNILLINCHDLGTFLGCYGIPTVHTPHIDALAADGVRFGRMFCVAPQCSPSRAALFTGRYPHTNGVMGLTHANFAWDLHAGERHLAGLLREAGYHTALVGVHHELRHETMEQVARRCGFDEAVGEAANDDAPGDVMTGRALEVLRRRAGQDQPFYLQLGYYEPHRLTPKIREERDYLGFIGDYIEPDDSLGLSIPPYLSDTPGARAETAELQGAVRYLDACVGRVLRELRALGLEENTLILFTTDHGLSFPRAKGSLYDPGLEIAFIVRYPARGWTGGRVQGELLSNVDVVPTLLEALDLPAPPNVQGRSFLPVLDGEASPPRPEVFSEITFHDYYDPRRAVRTERFKLIVNFSAAPAFMNTSQSWRPRVDTEDPKYPMLAYHPLTELYDLTADPLERENLADRPEYREVHRALLARLFGWMRETRDPLLDGAVTSPLHWRAVEALREAEGGEVRVPFTVEHG
- a CDS encoding formylglycine-generating enzyme family protein; its protein translation is MTPTHPTPPPGDAMLWIPGGAFQMGSDHHYPEERPAHRVHVDGFWMDPHPVTNAQFRRFAGETGYVTLAERAPEPADFPGVPPEALVPGSLVFRPPPGPVGLHDYAAWWAYVPGACWRHPEGPGSTLAGRDEHPAVHVALEDAAAYAAWAGKDLPTEAEWEFAARGGLDGATFAWGDEERPGGRLLANTWQGRFPWENLATDGYERTSPVGAFPPGGYGLLDMIGNVWEWTRDHFGGHAERAARPCCLPRNPRVDLSAGGGRARRVIKGGSHLCAPNYCSRYRPAARQGQEADSSTSHLGFRCVVRPGL
- a CDS encoding ATP-binding protein, yielding MNALPWHYELLGTARLLGPDGQRLHPERKTAALLAWLALEGPTRRARLTALLWPETREASARNNLVQMLRKLRAATGTDLVEGGELLCLAPGLRVDALEARDALTRGQYADLASPGGDVLEGLNYDDCPDLDDWLLAERGRWAEWRAGAAREEAARLEREGDYDGAVARTKDLLDLDPVSEDAWRRLMRLHYLRGDRAAALDAYRRCEALLRREFGVEPLPETAALLRDIERGRVPVPPRTGGGSIPLAALRPPHLVGRDREWARMEEAWQAGQVIFLSGEPGSGKTRLARDFAASKGEVLLLEGRPGDMGQPFATAARNLRAGLARCPGAVLEPWERRELSRILPELAEPGAQVPPLQDEADTLRFKQATLHLVRATSEGLAAFVTDDIQYFDPASHDFGAFMMSAAFPLGQPGGLPHFIDTYRRGELPPDLEAAIQNLVDAGVAVVIELHPLGEADLDALMDDLGVPHEPELRAGLRRYAGGNPLFLLETVRHLIETGGLEQGLPARLPPPGRVGPLLARRLERLSGPALQAARAAAVLQSDFDLELVAEVLKAPILDAVAAWEELEAAQIVRENRFSHDLVYEAVRAGTPGAVRQLLHRGAARALAGREGNAARVGGHWLEGGDFRQAVPWLLKAARAAQGTLRLLEAADFYRQAADAARRADDPHAAFGALQARAETLGHLDDRAARQEALDELFAVARTPLERARAWQLQSELHLASQEGAQTEAAARRGLEALAETFTETPAVTEQRANLEASVGSALWLQGRMTEAAEALRRAVAALEGLGESQSLAANLSNLGAVLDHLERHREATALHRRACDLFERGGHLSDLAATLYNLSVNLLDQGDARGSLAAAQRAHEIESRMDGDSSGAAVGHANIGQAYASLGQYDLALREFARAREATREGSWHAGYFPTLAAEVWLTLGQSERAANDLALAQGWPGVPGPYRSRTLVALGMLALRRGEDPSEWFADAEEALGAAPRPLSQARVWLASALAAPPEEALALARGAGTLARANDLGGLEIAAATRSAQALLALRRPAEALGCAREAERLLRTLEPAFLTRGEALFTLGRALEAAGEDGAPAFALAREWVRATAERHVPPEFRARFLEGQFAGHALS
- a CDS encoding zinc ribbon domain-containing protein, producing MPEDPRVAYRLCPRCLRAVPVQSGERYCVNDGTRLLEHCPACGAGITSPYSRYCAGCGQALAAQDGKEGPSPRLQRGET